One Hordeum vulgare subsp. vulgare chromosome 4H, MorexV3_pseudomolecules_assembly, whole genome shotgun sequence DNA window includes the following coding sequences:
- the LOC123449527 gene encoding BEL1-like homeodomain protein 7 — MATFFSASNDQRGLAGGGGGGADMSFHHHYPMSNQYPDSSTGGLIPLPASIVQQSHIAHGGGGDGGDDEQAAFMNSRDGAEIGGLQTQMLMGDGGASAGQRSHQGGLSLSLGSQVPVSLYQYGRPGGMTAAASPSLMSPNQSAMAMAASRNAQVNVYVQNSRFLKAARELLDEVVSVRDAIKRKGDRKDDSAGNGECGKVEGDKGDENEGSSTAELSPAERQDLQNKVTALMAMLDQVDRRYRHYHQQMQMVVSSFDAVAGSGAARPYTALALQTISRHFRSLRDAIGAQVQSARRSLGEPQDGSGAGGLSRLRYIDQHLRQQRAMQQFGMMQQPQHAWRPQRGLPESAVSVLRAWLFEHFLHPYPKDSEKVMLARQAGLSRGQVSNWFINARVRLWKPMVEEMYKEEFGAEMDSTNSSSENAGNNKHGKVDEAACSEDQDRDEFQSTSAHAGASQLLIAYKSEPVASMDAGPLSSLGGGDMGTTYAPGGLSLNHHGPGGGSLLQDAFAHHGDDARFVGYGGNMGDLGGSVSLTLGLQHCNNNSNAGHVPPEQQGLLYGNPGDFDFLNGADDRQRFASSSSQLLHDFVT, encoded by the exons ATGGCCACGTTCTTCTCCGCTTCAAACGATCAGAGGGGCctcgccggcggcggcggaggcggcgccGACATGTCGTTCCACCACCACTACCCCATGTCCAACCAATACCCGGACTCCTCGACCGGCGGCCTGATCCCGCTCCCGGCGTCCATCGTGCAGCAGAGCCACATCGCGCACGGTGGCGGTGGCGACGGCGGGGATGACGAGCAGGCCGCGTTCATGAACTCGAGGGACGGAGCTGAGATCGGCGGCCTGCAGACGCAGATGCTCATGGGAGACGGCGGCGCGTCGGCCGGGCAGCGTAGTCACCAGGGCGGCCTGTCGCTCAGCCTCGGCTCGCAGGTGCCGGTGTCCCTCTACCAGTATGGCCGTCCGGGCGGCATGACTGCGGCCGCTTCCCCCTCCTTGATGAGCCCGAACCAATCGGCGATGGCGATGGCGGCGAGCAGGAACGCGCAGGTGAACGTGTACGTGCAGAACTCGAGGTTTCTGAAGGCGGCGCGCGAGCTGCTGGACGAGGTGGTGAGCGTCCGGGACGCGATCAAGAGGAAGGGGGACAGGAAGGACGACTCGGCCGGCAACGGCGAGTGCGGCAAGGTCGAGGGCGACAAGGGCGATGAGAACGAGGGGAGCTCCACCGCCGAGCTGTCGCCGGCGGAGAGGCAGGACCTCCAGAACAAGGTGACGGCGCTAATGGCCATGCTGGACCAGGTGGATCGGCGGTACAGGCACTACCACCAGCAGATGCAGATGGTGGTGTCGTCGTTCGACGCAGTGGCCGGCTCCGGCGCGGCGAGGCCTTACACGGCGCTGGCCCTGCAGACGATCTCCCGGCACTTCCGGTCGCTGCGGGACGCGATCGGCGCGCAGGTGCAGTCGGCGCGGCGGAGCCTCGGCGAGCCTCAGGACGGCTCCGGCGCGGGTGGGCTGTCCCGGCTGCGGTACATCGACCAGCACCTCCGGCAGCAACGCGCCATGCAGCAGTTCGGCATGATGCAGCAGCCGCAGCACGCGTGGCGGCCCCAGCGCGGCCTCCCGGAGTCCGCCGTCTCCGTCCTCCGCGCCTGGCTCTTCGAGCACTTCCTCCACCC GTACCCGAAAGACTCGGAGAAGGTGATGCTGGCGAGGCAGGCCGGCTTGTCCAGAGGGCAGGTGTCGAACTGGTTCATCAACGCGCGCGTCCGCCTGTGGAAGCCGATGGTGGAGGAGATGTACAAGGAGGAGTTCGGCGCGGAGATGGACTCCACCAACTCGTCGTCGGAGAACGCCGGCAACAACAAGCACGGCAAGGTCGACGAGGCGGCGTGCTCCGAGGACCAGGACCGCGACGAGTTCCAGAGCACGTCGGCGCATGCCGGCGCAAGCCAGCTGCTCATCGCCTACAAGTCGGAGCCGGTGGCCAGCATGGACGCCGGTCCGCTGTCCAGCCTCGGCGGCGGCGACATGGGCACGACGTACGCGCCAGGGGGGCTCAGCCTGAACCACCACGGGCCGGGCGGCGGCAGCCTCCTGCAGGACGCGTTCGCGCACCACGGCGACGACGCCAGGTTCGTGGGGTACGGCGGCAACATGGGCGACCTCGGCGGCAGCGTCTCGCTGACGCTGGGCCTGCAGcactgcaacaacaacagcaacgccgGCCACGTGCCGCCCGAGCAGCAGGGCCTGCTGTACGGCAACCCCGGCGACTTCGACTTCCTCAACGGCGCCGACGACCGGCAGCGGTTCGCCTCGTCGTCGTCGCAGCTGCTGCACGACTTCGTCACTTGA